A stretch of Camelina sativa cultivar DH55 chromosome 18, Cs, whole genome shotgun sequence DNA encodes these proteins:
- the LOC104760311 gene encoding protein RALF-like 18 — protein sequence MMNDMKFLMIIAVIISASLFPALVFGTRPVKCVNCINSEKEKITMMKKMRSSLDLSCRILQASRYINYDAMKQNKPAKPDGKPDQPDNTYRRGCTAATECHRFTN from the coding sequence ATGATGAATGATATGAAGTTCTTGATGATCATCGCCGTCATCATCTCGGCGTCTTTGTTTCCAGCGTTGGTGTTCGGAACTCGTCCGGTGAAATGTGTCAATTGCATTAacagtgaaaaagaaaagatcaccatgatgaagaagatgagatcaaGTTTGGATTTGAGCTGTAGGATTCTTCAAGCTTCAAGATATATAAACTACGATGCAATGAAGCAAAACAAACCAGCTAAACCAGATGGTAAACCTGATCAACCGGATAACACTTACCGACGAGGTTGCACTGCCGCTACAGAATGCCACCGCTTTACGAATTAA
- the LOC104760312 gene encoding ubiquitin-like modifier-activating enzyme atg7: MSETEASPTVLQFAPLYSSVDEGFWHSFSSLKLDKLGIDDSPIPITGFYGPCSHPQVSNHLTLLSESLPLDEQSLIASTSHGNRNKCPVPGIMYNTNTLESFNKLDKQSLLKAEANKIWDDIQSGKALEDPAVLSRFLVISFADLKKWSFRYWFAFPALVLDPPASLIELKPASEYFSSEEAESVSAACNEWRNSDLTTDVPFFLVSVSSDSKASIRHLKDWKACQGDHHKLFFGFYDPCHLPNNPGWPLRNYLALIRARWNLETVWFFCYRESRGFADLNLSLVGQASVTLASGESAETVPNSVGWELNNKGKRVPRSISLANSMDPTRLAVSAVDLNLKLMRWRALPSLDLNLLSSVKCLLLGAGTLGCQVARTLMGWGIRNITFVDYGKVAMSNPVRQSLYTFEDCGEFKAVAAVKSLKQIFPAMESSGVVVAIPMPGHPISSQEEDSVLADCKRLSELIESHDVVFLLTDTRESRWLPSLLCANANKMAINAALGFDSYMVMRHGAGPTSLSDDMQNLDMDKTNKQRLGCYFCNDVVAPQDSMTDRTLDQQCTVTRPGLAPIAGALAVELLVGVLQHPLGINAKGDNSSLSNGGNNDDLPLGILPHQIRGSVSQFSQITLLGQASNSCTACSETVISEYRERGNSFILEAINHPTYLEDLTGLTELKKAANSFNLDWEDDDTDDEDVAVDM; encoded by the exons ATGTCTGAGACAGAAGCTTCACCAACCGTTCTTCAATTCGCTCCATTGTACAGTTCCGTCGACGAAGGTTTCTGGCATAGCTTCTCGTCTTTGAAACTCGATAAACTCGGAATCGACGATTCTCCGATTCCAATCACCG GTTTTTATGGACCATGTTCACATCCACAAGTCTCAAATCATCTGACTCTTTTATCAGAGTCATTACCTTTAGATGAACAATCATTGATTGCTAGTACTAGCCATGGAAATAGGAATAAGTGTCCTGTTCCTGGGATTATGTATAACACCAATACCCTCGAAAGCTTCAATAAACTTGACAAACAAAGTCTGCTCAAAGCAGAAGCAAACAAG ATTTGGGATGATATTCAATCAGGAAAAGCACTTGAGGACCCTGCTGTGTTATCAAGATTCCTCGTTATCTCCTTTGCTGACCTTAAGAAATGGAGTTTCCGTTATTGGTTTGCGTTCCCTGCGCTTGTACTTGATCCTCCTGCAAGTTTGATAGAATTAAAGCCAGCTTCAGAGTATTTTAGTTCTGAAGAGGCGGAGTCAGTATCCGCTGCTTGTAACGAGTGGCGCAACTCAGATTTAACTACTG ATGTTCCATTCTTTTTGGTTTCGGTTTCTTCTGATTCAAAAGCTAGTATCAGACATCTTAAAGACTGGAAAGCATGCCAAGGTGATCATCATAAG ttgttttttggtttctatgACCCGTGTCACCTTCCTAATAATCCTGGCTGGCCACTTCGAAATTACTTGGCACTTATACGTGCAAGATGGAACCTCGAGACAGTTTGGTTCTTTTGCTACAGGGAGAGTCGTGGTTTCGCTGACTTGAACCTTTCCCTTGTTGGTCAAGCCTCAGTTACACTTGCATCAGGTGAATCAGCTGAGACTGTACCTAACTCAGTGGGATGGGAGCTTAATAACAAAGGGAAACGAGTACCCCGATCCATTAGCCTTGCTAATTCCATGGACCCAACAAG GTTGGCTGTTTCTGCTGTTGATTTAAACTTAAAGTTAATGAGATGGCGTGCATTACCGTCTCTTGACTTAAACTTATTATCCTCTGTCAAATGCCTTCTTCTTGGAGCTGGTACATTGGGCTGTCAAGTTGCTCGCACCCTTATG gGATGGGGAATCCGCAATATCACCTTTGTTGACTATGGCAAAGTAGCTATGTCTAATCCAGTCAGGCAATCTCTCTACACGTTTGAAGATTGTGGCGAGTTCAAAGCTGTTGCTGCTGTTAAAAGCCTCAAACAGATATTTCCAGCAATGGAATCTAGTGGAGTTGTTGTGGCTATACCGATGCCAGGACATCCGATTTCTAGCCAAGAAGAGGATTCTGTTCTCGCAGATTGTAAACGCCTTAGCGAATTGATTGAATCTCATGATGTCGTGTTCTTGTTAACCGATACAAGAGAAAGCCGGTGGTTACCTTCTCTTCTTTGTGCTAATGCCAATAAG ATGGCTATAAATGCAGCTTTAGGTTTCGACAGCTACATGGTAATGCGCCATGGCGCTGGCCCGACCTCCTTATCTGATGATATGCAGAATCTTGACATGGATAAGACAAACAAACAGAGACTTGGATGTTACTTTTGCAACGATGTTGTTGCACCTCAGGAT TCAATGACTGATCGAACTCTAGACCAGCAATGCACTGTTACACGCCCAGGTCTAGCCCCTATTGCAGGAGCTCTTGCCGTTGAGCTCTTAGTTGGAGTCCTACAACACCCACTTGG TATCAATGCAAAAGGCGACAATTCGAGCTTGAGTAATGGAGGAAACAATGATGATTTGCCTCTCGGGATATTACCTCATCAGATTCGAGGCTCAGTTTCTCAGTTCTCACAGATCACGCTGCTTGGCCAAGCCTCCAACAGCTGCACCGCTTGCTCTGAAACC GTGATATCTGAGTATCGAGAGAGAGGAAACAGTTTCATTCTTGAAGCTATTAACCATCCTACATACCTGGAAGATCTAACCGGTTTAACCGAGCTTAAGAAAGCTGCTAATTCATTTAACCTGGACTGGGAAGACGATGAtactgatgatgaagatgtagCTGTAGATATGTAA
- the LOC104760313 gene encoding senescence-specific cysteine protease SAG12-like has product MAFKLMQICLLVSLILSIWFSIALSRPLENELIMQKRHIEWMTKHGRVYADMKEKNNRYVVFKSNVERIELLNSMSAGRPFKLAVNQFADLTNDEFRSTYTGYKGLSTLSSLGQTFRYQNVSSGGLPISVDWRTKGAVTPIKDQRSCGCCWAFSAVAAIEGAAQIKKGKLISLSEQQLVDCDTNNFGCEGGLMDTAFEHIKATGGLTTESNYPYKGEDGSCNSKKTNPKATSITGYEDVPANDENALMKAVAHQPVSVGIEGGGFDFQFYSSGVFTGECTTYLDHAVTAIGYGESTNGSKYWIIKNSWGKKWGESGYMRIQKDVKAKEGLCGLAMKASYPTL; this is encoded by the exons ATGGCTTTTAAACTGATGCAAATATGTTTATTGGTCTCTCTAATTCTATCAATATGGTTTTCCATCGCTCTTTCTCGTCCACTCGAAAATGAACTCATCATGCAAAAGAGGCACATCGAGTGGATGACTAAACACGGCCGCGTTTACGCGGAtatgaaggagaaaaacaatcGCTACGTTGTGTTCAAAAGCAACGTTGAACGTATTGAACTCTTGAACAGCATGTCTGCCGGTAGACCGTTCAAACTTGCGGTAAATCAGTTTGCTGATTTAACCAATGACGAGTTCCGTTCAACGTACACTGGTTATAAAGGACTCTCGACTTTGTCTAGCCTAGGCCAAACGTTTAGGTACCAAAACGTTTCTTCTGGTGGTTTGCCCATCTCTGTTGATTGGAGGACGAAAGGAGCTGTGACCCCTATCAAGGATCAACGCAGTTGCG GATGTTGTTGGGCGTTTTCAGCGGTAGCGGCTATTGAAGGAGCAGCTCAGATAAAGAAAGGCAAACTTATCTCTTTGTCTGAACAACAACTTGTGGACTGCGACACAAACAATTTTGGCTGCGAAGGCGGTTTAATGGACACCGCCTTCGAGCACATAAAGGCGACCGGCGGTTTAACAACTGAATCAAATTATCCTTACAAAGGAGAAGATGGTAGTTGCAATTCCAAAAAGACCAACCCGAAAGCAACTTCTATCACAG GTTATGAGGATGTTCCCGCTAACGACGAGAACGCACTGATGAAGGCAGTCGCACACCAACCAGTTAGCGTTGGAATTGAAGGAGGTGGTTTTGATTTCCAATTCTACTCGTCTGGTGTGTTCACTGGAGAGTGCACTACGTATCTTGATCACGCAGTGACTGCTATCGGATATGGTGAATCTACGAACGGATCGAAGTATTGGATCATCAAGAACTCTTGGGGAAAAAAGTGGGGAGAGAGTGGATACATGAGGATTCAAAAAGATGTCAAGGCTAAAGAAGGATTATGTGGTCTTGCCATGAAAGCTTCTTACCCTACCCTATGA